The Epinephelus lanceolatus isolate andai-2023 chromosome 1, ASM4190304v1, whole genome shotgun sequence genome has a window encoding:
- the LOC117257419 gene encoding carbohydrate sulfotransferase 11, protein MRKPKVTRMVFALCLGCFIMVILYFNSSLKPASEPAGERSSGQKSRRSPLQTLYDGDQVESAVQAIHQGRREVLEEACRSYTRKRRVLIPEDLKHVIVDDQHGLLYCYVPKVACTNWKRVLMVLTGVAGSLRDPLAIPANEAHVPGNLRTLSEYSTSQINQRLRSYLKFVFVREPFERLVSAYRNKFTRSYNTAFHKRYGTKIVRRHRPDPQPEALERGNDVSFEEFVYYLVDPATQREEPFNEHWERVHSLCHPCLIHYDVVGKYETLEQDSRYVLQLAGVEDQVSFPASSKSTRTTGDMAAQFFHNISPFYQKKLYNLYRMDFLLFNYSIPAYLKFR, encoded by the exons CCTCAGAGCCTGCTGGTGAAAGAAGCAGTGGGCAGAAGTCAAGAAGGAGTCCTCTACAGACGCTTTATGATGGTGACCAG GTTGAATCAGCAGTACAGGCGATCCATCAGGGCCGACGGGAGGTGTTAGAAGAAGCCTGCCGCTCCTACACCCGCAAACGCAGAGTCCTCATCCCAGAGGACCTCAAGCACGTCATCGTCGATGACCAGCATGGCTTGCTATACTGCTATGTGCCCAAAGTGGCCTGCACCAACTGGAAGCGGGTGCTCATGGTTCTGACAGGTGTTGCAGGATCCCTCAGAGATCCACTGGCAATCCCCGCTAATGAGGCCCACGTCCCTGGAAACCTCCGCACTCTGTCGGAGTACTCAACCTCGCAGATTAACCAGCGCCTACGCTCCTACCTGAAGTTTGTCTTCGTACGTGAGCCCTTTGAGCGGTTGGTGTCTGCATACCGCAACAAATTCACTCGGAGCTACAATACCGCTTTTCATAAACGATACGGCACAAAGATTGTGCGACGGCACAGGCCAGACCCACAGCCGGAAGCTCTGGAGAGAGGAAACGACGTCTCCTTCGAGGAGTTTGTGTATTACCTTGTGGACCCAGCAACTCAAAGAGAAGAGCCCTTCAATGAGCATTGGGAGCGGGTGCACTCGCTGTGCCACCCCTGCCTCATCCACTATGATGTGGTGGGTAAATACGAGACGCTGGAGCAGGACTCCCGCTACGTGCTACAGCTGGCTGGGGTGGAGGACCAGGTCAGCTTCCCCGCCTCATCCAAGAGCACCAGGACTACAGGAGATATGGCGGCCCAGTTCTTCCACAACATCAGCCCCTTCTACCAGAAGAAGCTGTACAACCTCTATCGCATGGACTTCTTGCTCTTCAACTACTCAATACCAGCTTACCTCAAATTTAGATGA